In Anopheles gambiae chromosome 2, idAnoGambNW_F1_1, whole genome shotgun sequence, a single window of DNA contains:
- the LOC5667317 gene encoding chymotrypsin yields the protein MVKYCALVLLATSSLLLVATSSREIRSAQDVDWSQVSRFYDPKADAVPDRRINNGQIASPTDAPWAVGLLVSLASGTSFCGGALISPTHVLTAASCVNGQSSITAMLGASTIATTSDFVPVAHVRVHPDYSSFLERDDIAILTLSRQPRWNDQIQIINLPRRMYIGHSFNNYVTTISGWGETGTNTGEPLPMPNLRFIRSPVITNLSCELSFLLTNIRSTHICTATDGGAPCVGDQGAPVTVTENGETFLIGIHVFTASRCERGRPAVHVRLTEYMNWLELNTDALIRP from the exons ATGGTAAAGTATTGTGCACTGGTGCTGCTCGCAACTAGcagcctgctgctggtggcgaCTTCGAGTCGCGAGATCCGCTCGGCGCAGGACGTCGACTGGAGCCAGGTGAGTCGGTTTTACGACCCCAAGGCGGACGCGGTGCCCGATCGTCGCATCAACAATGGCCAGATCGCTAGTCCGACCGATGCTCCGTGGGCAGTTGGGCTGCTCGTGTCGCTTGCATCCGGTACGAGCTTCTGCGGTGGTGCGCTGATTTCGCCGACCCACGTCCTAACGGCTGCTTCCTGCGTGAACGGTCAGAGCTCGATTACGGCGATGCTGGGTGCGAGCACGATTGCGACGACGTCCGATTTTGTTCCGGTGGCGCACGTACGCGTACATCCGGATTACAGCTCGTTCCTGGAGCGAGATGACATCGCGATCCTGACCCTGTCGCGTCAGCCCCGCTGGAATG ATCAAATCCAAATCATCAACCTGCCACGCCGCATGTACATTGGCCACTCATTCAACAACTACGTCACGACGATCTCGGGCTGGGGTGAAACCGGCACCAACACGGGCGAACCGCTGCCGATGCCGAACCTGCGCTTCATCCGCAGCCCCGTCATCACGAACCTGAGCTGCGAGCTGTCCTTCCTGCTGACCAACATCCGCAGCACGCACATCTGCACCGCGACCGATGGTGGGGCACCGTGCGTTGGTGACCAGGGCGCACCGGTTACCGTCACCGAGAACGGGGAAACCTTCCTGATCGGCATCCACGTGTTTACGGCTTCGCGCTGCGAGCGGGGCCGTCCTGCCGTCCACGTACGGCTGACCGAGTACATGAACTGGCTTGAGCTGAACACCGACGCGCTGATCCGACCGTAA